The Triticum aestivum cultivar Chinese Spring chromosome 6D, IWGSC CS RefSeq v2.1, whole genome shotgun sequence genomic sequence ATCGTCTAAAAAACACAGTAAATCGACTCGTGAAGATAAAAATCTCTACCTGGGAGTTAAGCCCAAGCCTCCAATCAAACCAGCACATAGATCACTAATAATGTCACCATACAGATTTGGCATCACTAATACATCAAATGTACCAGGATTCTTCACGAGCTGCAAGAGGATGCAGTTCATACTCAGTGATGTTATAGAAGTAAATGGCCTACTTTCAGTACATGATTATCAAGTGTGCAAACGGTAAAATTAACAAGTGTGAAGTTTCAGTGTTGACAGATCAACATACTGTCATGCAGCAATTGTCAATAATGACTTCCTCATATGTGATTTCAGGGTACTTCTCAGCTACTTCACGGCAACACTAAAATTGTACATATAAAATAACCATGAGTTAGCTCTCAAGACAAATCAAAATGGGGAACAGATAGCATCAACAAGAAGGAACAGGGGTGTAGCCATCAAACCTTGAGGAAAAGTCCATCTGTTTTCCTCATGATATTAGCTTTATGTATCGCAGAGACCCTCTCCCTGCCATTGGCTTTGGCATAATGGAAAGCATACTCTGCCACTCTCAAACTTGCTTGGCGGGTAATAATTTTCAAACTTTCCACAACACCCCTCACAACCTGAAGAAAAAGAACCGTGCCATGACTAACAAGAACAAGAACAACAACCACCAAGCCTTTagtgtcccaaacaagttggggtaggctagagctgaaacccataagatctcaaaACCAGCTCAGCTCATGACTAACAAGAACGATGGAAAGAAAACTATCTTTAGGAATGAATACACCATACCTGATGCTCAAGGCCACTATACTCTCCTTCAGTATTTTCACGGATTGTCACAAGGTTCACATCATCATATCTAGTCTTGTAGCCTGGGAGGCTGTTGCAAGGTCTGACATTGGCGTAGAGTCCAAGTTCTTTCCTTAATGTAAGATTCAAAGAACGGTGGCCTTTTCCAATAGGTGTAGCCATAGGACCTTTCAAGCCAACTTTGTTTCTACGCACCGACTCCAGGCTCTCCCATGTCAAAAAGCTCTCTGTTCTGGGATCAACTTCCGTACCAACATAATGTTCTTCCCATTCTATCGGTACACCTGCAACATTGAATACCTGAAACAGCAAAAGAAAATATTAGAAGTACGGAAGTAGAACAAGCTACCTTCAAAGaaatcatgcatgaatgagttttgtCCGTGAATGTAATCACTCATCTTAGTAGCAGTGTTCTTGCGAAACTCAGTTGCAAAAGTACAGTTTACAGGTAAAGCAATTAGCTTCAGATAGCTGGAACCATGTATCGAAGTTCAAGATGAGAGAGACGATCATGTGACTGCAATTTAAAAACAGATGGGCAGCCTGGCGCAAAAGACAGGCGGGGCAGCTCAGGCTTTGACTTCACCAGTCCAACAAGCCTGGCCTGGCCCGACAACTCTGATAGCAACTAATCCAGCAGGCAGCCACCATCTAAAATTGCCCATCCCCAACTCATCTCCACTCCCGTCTCCCTCACCTCCACAATGTTAGGGGTCCCCCTCCCTCTCAAATCCATAACTGGAAATGGTTGCAAGCTTCAGCCCCTCCCCTCTGAACGACATGAGTCAAGGACGCCAGCCGAACCCCTTGTTAAGATCCACCAGCAAGCTCAAGATCGCCTGCATCCTTACCTTTGAGCTCTTTGGAATCTGTGTTTTCCGGCTGCTCGTCATGATTTTAACGCGAGATGAAAATCCCAGCCGCATCTGACCTCAGAATGTTTTGCAGTAGATGTGCAGATGTATTGTCCAACCTGGTAGCTAGACTTTCGATGCTGGCAAATTAATCTAGTTTGTACAAAAATATATTGATGTAGTGATGTTTTAATAGCAAAAATATACTATTGATTTGATTTGTTACTAATAATAGCTTTATATGCATCTACCAAAAGGGATACCAGTGAGCAGCTGGCATGTCATCAACCAGCAAATAAGGCCTTGATAGGAAATAAGGTTCTAGCGGATCTTTGTAAAAAATCTAACACTATATAAATGCAGTACAGATACTGTTCCTTAGTTTCTAGTTGATCCAATCCCCAAGATATCAGTCACTTGTTCCTTTTCTGCATAACATCTTTGTCAATTGCATATTACAGAAAAAATAATTGTTATGTTCTTGTCCACGATGATTTTTAAGCATCTAAGGCAACTTAAGGACATACCACCTCTCACCTATTGGCTTTGAACCTTTGATCATCCTGGGTTCAGTATACAGGTACAACAGAATGAATGTCATTGTAGACATGGAGTAGATATCCACACTTTATGAATGAACAATGTATACGAGTTATTTCAGATCAAAATTGGCAAAGATGCATATTCT encodes the following:
- the LOC123144538 gene encoding isocitrate dehydrogenase [NAD] catalytic subunit 5, mitochondrial — translated: MALRRLLQGIVLPRTTGRHVGASFSTEAGETIRATLFPGDGIGPEIAESVKQVFNVAGVPIEWEEHYVGTEVDPRTESFLTWESLESVRRNKVGLKGPMATPIGKGHRSLNLTLRKELGLYANVRPCNSLPGYKTRYDDVNLVTIRENTEGEYSGLEHQVVRGVVESLKIITRQASLRVAEYAFHYAKANGRERVSAIHKANIMRKTDGLFLKCCREVAEKYPEITYEEVIIDNCCMTLVKNPGTFDVLVMPNLYGDIISDLCAGLIGGLGLTPSCNIGEGGICLAEAVHGSAPDISGKNLANPTALMLSAVMMLRHLQFNDQADRIHNAILQTIAEGKYRTADLGGKSSTSDYTKAVCDHI